One Verrucomicrobiota bacterium DNA window includes the following coding sequences:
- a CDS encoding M14 family metallocarboxypeptidase: protein MSYIGETLDVSATLQRLNRAAHYQDFSTEPLVEQAGTIIPIFRRKSARPGSLRVYISTGMHGDEPAGPLAILDLLETEKFSQDIDWTLFPMLNPAGLRLNQRENHQGIDLNRDYKTRETKEVQAHTDYIESSEPWDLALSVHEDWESEGFYLYDLPTELTTGWSRTVIENVGRVCPIDFGNEIDEMKAQGGVISPDLDSVVDDPKLAGHWPEPIYLHMTRKIRGTFTFEAPSCYDLPTRIGALNTAILSSIDLLRSQ from the coding sequence ATGTCATACATAGGAGAAACCCTCGATGTAAGCGCAACCCTGCAACGACTCAATCGAGCTGCTCACTACCAGGATTTTTCAACCGAACCCCTGGTAGAACAAGCTGGCACCATCATACCTATTTTCAGGCGTAAATCAGCCAGGCCGGGTTCTCTTCGAGTCTACATCTCCACAGGCATGCATGGCGACGAACCCGCAGGACCCTTAGCTATCCTTGACCTGCTCGAAACGGAAAAATTTAGCCAGGACATTGATTGGACACTGTTCCCAATGCTCAATCCAGCTGGCCTCAGACTCAATCAAAGAGAAAATCATCAAGGAATAGATCTAAACCGTGATTACAAAACCAGGGAAACCAAAGAAGTTCAGGCCCATACAGACTACATTGAATCGTCCGAACCCTGGGATCTTGCGTTGTCCGTCCACGAAGACTGGGAGTCCGAGGGATTTTATCTGTACGATTTACCCACCGAGTTAACAACAGGTTGGTCACGAACCGTTATTGAAAACGTTGGCAGGGTTTGCCCAATAGACTTTGGTAATGAAATCGACGAAATGAAAGCACAGGGCGGTGTAATCAGCCCGGACCTCGACTCAGTTGTTGATGATCCGAAGCTGGCAGGTCATTGGCCGGAACCCATATATTTGCACATGACCCGAAAAATTCGAGGCACCTTCACTTTTGAAGCCCCTTCCTGTTATGATTTGCCGACAAGAATTGGCGCATTGAATACAGCTATTCTATCAAGCATAGACCTGCTTAGAAGTCAGTGA
- the glgB gene encoding 1,4-alpha-glucan branching protein GlgB translates to MSQFVSLFEWTGPHNIILWWRFIKESHNQAIRVIISEKELNSLLSGRNSHPHTFLGLHPCEFEGKSGLVARAFVQNAVSCEIVHLEKNPEQRFVLKQLDASGFFEGFIPRLKKTFKYRVRVTYASGEVRQFYDPYSFLPTLGDQDLYLFSEGNDLKIHDKMGGHLREINNVKGASFSVWAPNARRVSVVGDFNHWDGRYHAMRSMGSSGIWEIFIPGREAGTKYKYEIVTQKEHLLLKTDPYGVYFEPPPHNCTILYNLDKYEWKDAKWIERRAKAEKAEVQPISIYEVHIDSWKKVIEDGGRPLSYIELGMQLGDYVKEMGFTHVEFMPLAEHPFMGSWGYQVTGFFAPTHRYGPPDEFRELVDVLHQKGIGVIMDWVPAHFPKDAFALAEFDGSHLYEHADPRQGHHKDWGTLIFNYGRNEVVQFLMGSALLWFERYHIDGLRVDAVASMLYLDYSREEGEWVPNQYGGRENIEAIHFLRKVNSVVHREFPGAMMIAEESTSFGGVTKAPENGGLGFDFKWNMGWMHDTLLYFGKDALFRKWHHDNLTFGMLYQFSENFVSVFSHDEVVHGKGSMITKMSGESISEKSQTLRSLYGYMWGYPGKKCLFMGTEFGQSSEWRYDGSLDWHLCQYDDHEGIRLLVKDANRLYLENKALFEKDNHSEAFRWINCSDAESGVLSFARFGHNKADTIVVICHFTPVTRSSYRIGFPHAGKWKEILNTNAWEYGGSGVGNLGEVHSQSLPFDDLPDSVELTLPGLSTLWFKWDGES, encoded by the coding sequence ATGAGCCAATTTGTGTCCTTATTTGAATGGACAGGTCCCCATAATATCATTTTGTGGTGGCGCTTTATCAAAGAATCTCACAACCAGGCAATTCGCGTGATCATATCGGAAAAGGAATTAAACTCATTACTCTCAGGCAGAAATAGTCATCCGCACACATTCCTTGGACTGCATCCTTGTGAATTCGAAGGTAAATCCGGGCTGGTAGCCAGGGCTTTTGTCCAGAATGCCGTGTCTTGCGAAATCGTGCATCTGGAGAAAAACCCCGAACAACGCTTCGTTCTTAAACAATTGGACGCGTCCGGATTCTTCGAAGGATTCATCCCACGTTTAAAGAAAACCTTTAAATACAGGGTTCGTGTCACCTATGCGAGTGGCGAAGTTCGGCAATTTTACGATCCTTATTCGTTCTTACCAACCTTAGGGGATCAGGACCTCTACCTGTTCTCGGAAGGTAATGATCTGAAAATTCACGACAAGATGGGGGGGCATTTGCGTGAGATCAATAATGTCAAAGGAGCCAGTTTTTCAGTGTGGGCACCGAATGCACGACGGGTTTCGGTCGTAGGAGACTTTAATCACTGGGATGGTCGATACCATGCCATGCGTAGTATGGGCTCCTCTGGTATCTGGGAGATTTTTATCCCTGGCCGCGAAGCAGGAACCAAATACAAATACGAGATTGTTACTCAAAAAGAGCACCTGCTTCTTAAAACCGATCCATACGGAGTATATTTCGAGCCTCCTCCGCACAATTGCACGATTCTTTATAATTTGGATAAATATGAGTGGAAGGATGCCAAGTGGATAGAAAGGCGTGCCAAAGCTGAGAAGGCGGAAGTTCAGCCCATTTCGATTTACGAAGTCCACATCGATTCTTGGAAAAAAGTGATTGAAGACGGAGGTCGACCCTTGAGTTACATAGAACTGGGCATGCAACTTGGCGATTACGTTAAGGAAATGGGGTTTACCCATGTCGAATTTATGCCACTGGCTGAACATCCTTTTATGGGGTCATGGGGATACCAGGTTACCGGTTTTTTTGCCCCCACTCATCGTTACGGTCCACCCGACGAGTTTCGGGAATTAGTGGATGTGCTTCATCAAAAAGGTATTGGGGTGATCATGGATTGGGTGCCTGCCCACTTTCCCAAAGACGCTTTTGCACTTGCCGAATTTGATGGTTCTCACCTGTACGAACATGCGGATCCGCGCCAGGGACACCACAAAGATTGGGGTACGCTCATCTTTAACTACGGACGCAATGAAGTAGTTCAGTTTCTTATGGGAAGCGCTTTGCTCTGGTTCGAACGCTATCACATCGACGGGTTACGGGTAGATGCAGTCGCTTCTATGCTCTACCTCGATTATTCACGGGAAGAAGGCGAATGGGTTCCAAATCAATACGGTGGTCGCGAGAATATTGAAGCCATTCACTTTTTGAGGAAAGTAAACTCCGTGGTGCACCGCGAATTCCCTGGTGCAATGATGATTGCCGAAGAATCTACCTCATTTGGCGGAGTGACCAAAGCACCTGAGAATGGAGGGCTCGGTTTCGACTTCAAATGGAATATGGGTTGGATGCACGACACCTTACTCTACTTTGGTAAGGACGCTCTTTTCCGAAAATGGCATCACGATAATCTTACCTTTGGTATGCTTTATCAATTTTCTGAGAATTTTGTCTCCGTGTTTTCTCATGATGAAGTCGTGCATGGAAAAGGCTCCATGATAACCAAGATGTCCGGTGAATCCATTTCGGAAAAATCGCAAACGCTGCGTTCTTTGTACGGTTATATGTGGGGCTATCCTGGCAAGAAATGTCTGTTTATGGGTACAGAATTTGGTCAATCTTCCGAATGGCGCTATGATGGCAGCCTCGATTGGCACCTCTGCCAATACGACGACCACGAAGGTATTCGTCTCTTGGTCAAAGACGCCAATCGACTTTACCTGGAAAATAAAGCCCTGTTTGAAAAAGACAACCATTCTGAGGCATTCCGCTGGATCAATTGCAGCGATGCTGAAAGCGGAGTGCTTTCATTTGCACGATTTGGCCACAATAAAGCTGATACCATTGTTGTGATTTGCCACTTCACTCCGGTTACAAGATCTTCTTACCGGATAGGTTTTCCGCATGCGGGGAAATGGAAAGAAATCCTCAACACTAACGCTTGGGAGTATGGCGGGTCTGGCGTTGGCAATTTAGGAGAAGTTCACTCCCAGTCGCTCCCTTTCGATGATTTACCAGATTCCGTTGAACTCACCTTACCTGGTCTTTCTACGCTGTGGTTCAAGTGGGATGGTGAGAGCTAA